CAGCCCGCGCATCGGCCTGCTGAACGTCGGCACCGAAGACATCAAAGGCACGGACACCGTCAAACAAACCTTCAAACTGCTCAAAAGCAGCAAACTGAATTTCATCGGCAACATTGAAAGCAACGGCGTCCTATATGGCGAAGCCGACGTGATTGTCGCAGACGGCTTTGTCGGCAACATCATGCTCAAAACCATCGAAGGCGCGGTCAAATTCATGAGCGGAGCCATCCGTCAGGAATTCCAACGCAACCTGTTCAACAAAATGGCCGCCGTCGCCGCCCTCCCCGCCCTGAAAGGCTTGAAAAGCAAACTGGATCCCCGCAAATTCAACGGCGCCATCCTGCTAGGTCTGCGCGGTATCGTCATCAAAAGCCACGGCGGCACAGACGATGTCGGCTTCAGCTATGCCTTAGAAGAAGCCTACCACGAAGCAAAATCCGCCAGCCTGTCGAAAATCGAACAAGGTGTCGCCGAACAATTCGCCGCATTGGAAGCGATTAAGGCGGAACAAGCCGCTCAAGAAGCACAGCAAGCCGAAGAAACCAAAGTTTAAGGTCTCTCTGCGCAAATCCTCCAAGCGTGTTTGCCATATAGCAAAAGGGTCGTCTGAAATCCGTTTTCAGACGACCCTTTGAGTTTGAATCATTCAAAGTCAATCATGTATAGTGGATTAGCTTTAAACCAGTACGGCGTTGCCTCGCCTTGCCGTACTATCTGTACTGTCTGCGGCTTCGTCGCCTTGTCCTGATTTAAATTTAATCCACTATATAGTCAATCAACGTTTAATCAAACCAGCGCGGTCTAGCCCCACCCTAATGCCCCATCTGTCTGATAGGCTTCACTTTCTTATCGCAATACTTCAAACCGATACCGGTTTATCCTCTTCTATTTCTTTCCAACTCTGTCAGCAATAACCATTAAATCTTATTATTTTTCAATTAATTATATTAAATTTACGATTTCTTATCAATTTTGTATTGATAATTATTTTTATTAGCGTATAATCAAAACCACTCGGAAGCCGTCCGCTCCGAGCCATTAAACGACAGATTATCCCCTCTTCTTTTTGTCTCATTACCTTCGGAGTGCGCATATACGAGAAATACCGTTCCCATTTATATCAGATACTCAAAACCGAAAAACACAAAACCCGCTATCTCAACAGCGGGTTTTGTGTTTGTTTTGTATGGAGAACGACACAGCCCCCATCAAACTGGAAATCGCAAGAAGCTGCTGACGGAATACCGCTCCCTCCCTGATGACACCCTTCCATCCGTGACTGAAAAGGTCGTCTGAAATGGAAATCTCCAATTTCAGACGACCCCAGTTAAACATCTAAAAATCAAACCCTAATATAAAACGTCGTCTGAAACCTGATATCCGGTTTTCAGACGACGTTTTTGATGCCGTTTGTTTCAAACAGTCTTACTGCTGCGTGGCAGGTTGGCTAACGGTTTCGCGTTTCAAACCGCCGCCGAGTGCTTTATAGAGGTCGGCGAGGTTTTCAAGGCGGGTAAGCTGGTTGGCAAGCAACGCGGTTTCTGCACCATAGCTGCTGCGTTCTGCGTCAAGCAGGTCGAGGGCGTTGGATACGCCGTGTTTGTAGCGCAGATTGATAAGGCGCAGGGAGTCGTTGTAAGCGCGGCTTTGTTTGTTTAGCGCGGCGTAGCTCTTGTCGAGTTGCTCGCGTGCGACCAAGGCGTTGGATACGTCTTGGAAGGCGGCTTGGACGGCAGCTTCGTAAGCAACGATTTGCGCCTCTTTACGCAGCTTGGCTACGTCGAGATTCGCTTTGTTGGTGCCCCAGTTGAAAATCGGCAGGGTAATGGAAGGTGCGAACGACCAGATGCCCGTACCGCTTTTGAAGAGGCCGCTCAACTCGCCGGACGCGGTGCCGACCGATCCGGTCAGGCTGATGGTGGGGAAGAAGGCGGCACGCGCTGCGCCGATGTTGGCATTGGCTTGTTTGAGCGAGTGTTCTGCGGCGCGGATGTCGGGACGGTTC
The DNA window shown above is from Neisseria sicca and carries:
- the plsX gene encoding phosphate acyltransferase PlsX, with amino-acid sequence MITLAVDAMGGDSGLAVTVPGALAFLKQQQDVHLIMVGDESAVRQALSAANAPMERITVLHASEVVGMDEAPQLALKNKKDSSMRIAINQVKEGTAQAAVSAGNTGALMATARFVLKTIPGIDRPAIAKFLPSDSEHLTLALDLGANVDCTPEQLVQFAIIGNELFQALYPQKGSPRIGLLNVGTEDIKGTDTVKQTFKLLKSSKLNFIGNIESNGVLYGEADVIVADGFVGNIMLKTIEGAVKFMSGAIRQEFQRNLFNKMAAVAALPALKGLKSKLDPRKFNGAILLGLRGIVIKSHGGTDDVGFSYALEEAYHEAKSASLSKIEQGVAEQFAALEAIKAEQAAQEAQQAEETKV